The following are from one region of the Neurospora crassa OR74A linkage group III, whole genome shotgun sequence genome:
- a CDS encoding 40S ribosomal protein S12: MSDVEENTVPASEEVEVSADAAPKGQMSVLDALKGVLKISLMHDGLARGLREASKALDRREAHMCVLNESCEEEAYKKLVIALCSEHKIPLIKVPDGKQLGEWAGLCVLDREGNARKVVNCSCVVVKNWGEMSSEREILLNYFQTEQ, encoded by the exons ATG TCGGACGTAGAAGAGAACACTGTCCCCGCCtccgaggaggttgaggtttcCGCCGATGCTGCCCCCAAGGGCCAGATGAGCGTCCTTGATGCCCTCAAGGGTGTTCTCAAGATCTCCCTCATGCACGACGGTCTTGCCCGCGGTCTCCGTGAGGCCTCCAAGGCCCTCGACCGCCGTGAGGCTCACATGTGCGTCCTCAACGAGTCctgcgaggaggaggcctaCAAGAAGCTCGTCATTGCTCTTTGCTCCGAGCACAAGATCCCCCTCATCAAGGTTCCCGATGGCAAGCAGCTCGGCGAGTGGGCTGGTCTCT GCGTCCTTGACCGTGAGGGTAACGCCCGCAAGGTCGTCAACTGCTCTTGCGTCGTTGTCAAGAACTGGGGTGAGATGTCCTCCGAGCGTGAG ATCCTCCTCAACTACTTCCAGACCGAGCAGTAA
- a CDS encoding peptidyl-prolyl cis-trans isomerase pin-4, variant, which produces MGKDKKASGSGSGSKGGKDAGNKDAGKDAGKASKGAQSINVRHILCEKHGKKEEALAKIRDGADFGAVAREYSEDKARTGGSLGWKQKGTLDPEFEKVAFALETSSTSSPKIGEVKTQFGYHIIMVEGKK; this is translated from the exons ATgggcaaggacaagaaagCCTCCGGTTCCGGCTCCGGCAGCAAAGGCGGCAAGGACGCAGGCAACAAAGATGCGGGCAAGGACGCCGGCAAGGCCAGCAAGGGTGCTCAGTCGATTAACGTTCGGCATATTCTG TGTGAGAAACAtggcaagaaggaagaagcgcTGGCCAAGATCCGCGATGGAGCTGATTTTGGTGCGGTTGCTAGGGAATATAGTGAGGATAAGGCGAGGACTG GCGGAAGTTTGGGTTGGAAGCAAAAGGGCACCTTGGATCCCGAGTTTGAAAAGGTTGCGTTTGCTTTGGagaccagcagcaccagtaGCCCCAAGATTGGTGAGGTCAAGACACAATTTGGCTACCACATCATCATGGTAGAGGGTAAAAAATGA
- a CDS encoding capsule-associated protein CAP1 produces the protein MRSRQLLILVGTVFIFFCIYSLFTSSSTLSQGQQRLKDSYQNGAHHLPHHNIDFKSKPAAIRPPKPAPKGSHPIWHLTIDAERDLEATKTRQSRTLKEAVKEYRRRYGLPPPPNFDKWWAFAKEHDVQLVDEFDMIHELITPFWGLSPRTIRMRAKEALGFDGNALIGLQIRDGEIVYVRGGQEWQVEATKGMMKKFKQWLPDMDLAFNIHDEPRVVVPAEDMARLVGRAKNVNMPAANKGSAYRNDFTRDPDGGLSPTGSFSEEKFTRFNVFAHQPTWTHSRMSCPADSPARLIDEEGADKPQRLDDVGQFGLGELGFVYNWTAMSDVCLSPSLSTTFGFFDRPNAYNVVHDLFPIFSQSKISSYADILYPSPWYWYEKVPYEEGKDPLWDDKANQLYWRGSTTGGFSRNGGWRRQHRQRFVQKINERDTAKVLVNKGKNEQNPDWVVNEVSRSDYRDIINVFFSHIGQCDPGDCDAQREFFEVKSYAEQVDAFKYKHVLDIDGNAFSGRFYAFLKSRSLVYKWAIFREWHYEWLKPWAHFIPLSTQGEDWLETVRFFSEESATVSQGTKEAERVAIQGREWANKVLRHEDMEAWFFRLLLEYGRVIDDNRENIGFLP, from the exons ATGCGGTCCCGCCAGCTCTTGATCCTGGTGGGAACCgtctttatcttcttctgCATCTACTCgctcttcacctcctcctcgaccctCAGCCAAGGGCAACAGAGGTTGAAAGACTCTTACCAGAATGGCGCCCACCATCTCCCGCACCACAACATTGACTTCAAGTCCAAACCGGCCGCGATCCGACCTCCCAAACCAGCCCCGAAAGGTTCCCACCCAATATGGCATTTGACCATCGACGCCGAGCGCGATCTCGAAGCTACCAAGACCCGTCAGTCTCGTACCCTCAAGGAAGCCGTTAAGGAGTACCGCAGGCGGTACGGACTGCCCCCACCCCCCAACTTTGACAAGTGGTGGGCTTTCGCCAAGGAACATGATGTCCAGCTCGTCGACGAATTCGACATGATCCACGAACTCATCACCCCCTTTTGGGGACTCTCGCCAAGAACCATCCGCATGCGCGCTAAGGAAGCCCTGGGATTCGACGGAAACGCCCTTATTGGCCTCCAGATCCGTGACGGCGAGATCGTCTACGTCCGTGGCGGACAGGAGTGGCAGGTCGAGGCGACCAAGGGCATGATGAAGAAGTTTAAGCAGTGGCTACCGGATATGGACCTGGCTTTCAACATCCACGACGAGCCGCGCGTCGTCGTTCCCGCTGAGGACATGGCGCGGCTGGTTGGGCGGGCGAAGAACGTCAACATGCCCGCGGCGAACAAGGGGTCTGCCTACCGAAACGACTTCACCCGCGATCCCGACGGCGGACTCAGTCCTACCGGCAGCTTCTCCGAGGAAAAGTTCACCCGGTTCAACGTATTCGCCCACCAGCCCACATGGACGCACTCGCGCATGAGCTGCCCGGCCGACAGTCCTGCTCGCCTCATCGACGAAGAAGGCGCCGACAAGCCCCAGCGGCTCGACGACGTCGGCCAGTTCGGCCTGGGCGAGCTCGGCTTCGTATACAACTGGACTGCCATGTCGGACGTCTGTCTCTCGCCCTCgctctccaccaccttcgGCTTCTTCGACCGCCCCAACGCTTACAACGTCGTGCACGATCTCTTCCCCATCTTCTCGCAGAGCAAGATTTCCTCGTACGCCGACATTTTGTACCCTTCCCCCTGGTACTGGTACGAAAAGGTCCCCTACGAAGAAGGCAAGGACCCGCTCTGGGACGACAAGGCCAACCAGCTGTACTGGCGCGGTTCCACCACCGGCGGCTTCTCGCGCAACGGGGGGTGGCGGCGCCAGCATCGTCAGCGCTTCGTGCAGAAGATCAACGAGCGCGACACCGCGAAAGTGCTGGTGAACAAGGGCAAGAACGAGCAGAACCCGGATTGGGTGGTCAACGAGGTATCGCGGTCCGACTACCGCGATATTATCAACGTGTTCTTCTCGCACATCGGCCAGTGCGACCCGGGCGACTGCGACGCGCAGCGTGAATTCTTCGAGGTCAAGTCGTACGCCGAGCAGGTGGATGCGTTCAAGTACAAGCATGTGCTGGACATTGACGGAAATGCGTTTTCCGGTCGGTTTTATGCGTTCCTCAAGAGCAGGAGTCTGGTGTACAAGTGGGCCATTTTCAGGGAGTGGCATTATGAGTGGCTGAAGCCGTGGGCGCACTTCATCCCGCTGAGCACGCAGGGAGAGGACTGGTTGGAGACGGTCCGGTTCTTCAGCGAGGAGAGCGCGACAGTTAGTCAGGGGACGAAGGAGGCCGAGCGCGTGGCGATTCAGGGGAGGGAGTGGGCGAATAAGGTGTTGAGACATGAGGATATGGAGGCGTGGTTCTTTAGGTTACTTCTGGA ATACGGCCGTGTTATTGACGATAACAGAGAGAACATCGGCTTCCTTCCATGA
- a CDS encoding pseudouridine synthase TruD/Pus7 — translation MAQRQGTHVPAVRAASEKNLGITQRSASINFSWTGDIRKRYTDFLVYEIRKDGSTVHLREYEEQQPSVPKPAPAKPTPETVAPSTEPEIEIKPVSDEDRKKLVDLIGESATEKLIKLNEAVQAKQTISAGERTVVFDPITDRAQRASLHQEIRRIFDNRIETLANNTGVITATPSKWSKNNRVGGHGPRANNSNNSRSRDQSKSFTQLGGEYLHFTMYKENKDTMDAVNTIARLLKVKATNFGFAGTKDRRAGTVQRISVHRQRASNLIWLNTRLPNIKVGDFSHSKEPLQLGQHGGNEFVITLKNCKPLGGAGCSVDQRVRKLREAVEFGLAYLQRHGYINYYGLQRFGTYAIGTHLLGMKVLKEDYEGVLDDILHVEDHFLHEAFDLEEQEPAHTNDFHNSRDDYNRAKAITIWKTTRNAEKALAILPKRFSSEAAIIRHLGKNSKDFMGALLSITRGMRMMYIHAYQSYVWNHMASKRWAMYGPTVVEGDLVLVSNDQSPADADSEDNENFYAQARALTQEDIASGKYTIFDVVLPTPGYDVIYPRNEIGKAYVDFMKKTENGGLDPYDMRRRQKEFSLSGNYRHLLGRFIGEPQYAIRVYNDDTEQMYPTDLDFCNAANAKKKAATAKARTSPPLLANWAHFTNNTAQYDQAITNERRRKASQSPESGVVVARETWIQTGLDGSDKRVKIARHTEEYETKVPVEKINEMVADNATNGIISSSATETPTLAKGLSDLYYESAAQQTVVKSEDGTTKQEQDVMLTEESTASKADTMEVDAATHEATPQSNQSALADTENSMVISNSEKDGTTKTKEAANLIVPVLHSPSENPLASVDNSEVIRSSPDASKLAVILKFQLRSSNYATVVLRELMGTLEEEDAADDVSDGN, via the exons ATGGCTCAGCGCCAGGGCACTCATGTGCCTGCTGTGCGTGCTGCTTCAGAGAAGAATCTCGGCATCACGCAACGCTCAGCTTCCATCAACTTCTCCTGGACTGGTGACATCAGAAAGCG CTATACCGACTTCCTTGTTTATGAAATCCGCAAGGATGGCTCAACCGTTCACCTCCGCGAGTatgaggagcagcagccatcGGTACCCAAG CCTGCACCGGCCAAACCTACACCGGAAACTGTCGCTCCTTCCACTGAGCCCGAAATCGAAATCAAGCCTGTTTCCGATGAAGACAGGAAAAAGCTGGTCGACTTGATTGGTGAGTCGGCCACTGAGAAGCTGATCAAGCTCAACGAAGCTGTTCAGGCGAAGCAGACCATTTCCGCTGGAGAGCGGACTGTGGTTTTTGACCCTATCACCGATCGCGCCCAGCGCGCTAGCCTTCACCAAGAGATCCGCCGTATCTTCGACAATCGCATCGAGACACTCGCCAATAACACTGGCGTCATCACCGCTACCCCTTCAAAGTGGTCAAAGAACAACCGGGTGGGTGGACATGGTCCCCGCGCCAataacagcaacaacagccgcTCACGGGACCAGAGCAAAAGCTTCACTCAGCTGGGCGGCGAGTATCTCCACTTCACCATGTACAAGGAGAACAAGGACACCATGGACGCGGTGAACACCATCGCCCGTCTACTCAAGGTGAAGGCCACCAACTTTGGCTTCGCCGGAACCAAGGATCGTCGCGCTGGTACAGTTCAACGCATCAGCGTACACCGCCAGCGAGCCTCGAACTTGATTTGGCTCAACACACGCCTCCCCAACATCAAGGTTGGTGATTTCTCTCATTCCAAGGAGCCTCTCCAGCTGGGTCAACACGGCGGCAACGAGTTCGTAATTACGCTCAAGAATTGCAAACCGCTCGGAGGCGCGGGATGCTCTGTCGACCAGCGCGTCAGGAAGTTGCGAGAGGCAGTTGAGTTTGGTCTGGCCTACCTCCAGCGCCATGGTTATATCAACTATTACGGCCTCCAACGTTTCGGTACCTATGCGATCGGTACCCACCTCCTGGGCATGAAGGTGCTAAAGGAGGATTACGAGGGTGTGCTTGACGACATCCTCCATGTCGAGGACCACTTCTTGCATGAGGCGTTCGACCTTGAAGAGCAAGAACCCGCCCACACCAACGACTTCCACAATAGCCGTGATGATTACAATCGTGCAAAGGCCATCACCATCTGGAAGACTACCCGGAACGCCGAGAAGGCATTGGCCATCCTTCCGAAGCGGTTCAGCTCGGAGGCAGCCATCATCCGCCATCTTGGCAAGAACTCGAAGGACTTCATGGGCGCCCTTCTGAGCATTACTCGTGGTATGCGCATGATGTACATCCACGCCTATCAATCCTACGTCTGGAATCACATGGCCAGCAAGCGATGGGCCATGTACGGGCCTACAGTCGTCGAAGGGGATCTGGTATTGGTCAGCAATGACCAGTCGCCTGCTGATGCCGATTCCGAGGACAACGAAAACTTCTACGCTCAAGCCCGTGCCCTTACACAAGAAGACATCGCAAGCGGAAAATACACCATTTTCGACGTTGTCCTACCTACACCTGGCTACGACGTGATCTACCCGCGGAACGAGATTGGCAAGGCCTATGTTGACTTCATGAAGAAGACAGAAAACGGCGGCTTGGATCCGTACGACATGCGTCGCCGCCAAAAGGAGTTCAGCCTTAGCGGCAACTATCGTCATCTGTTGGGCCGGTTTATCGGCGAACCCCAATACGCTATCCGCGTCTACAACGATGACACAGAACAGATGTATCCTACGGACCTGGATTTCTGTAATGCGGCCAatgcaaagaagaaggctgccaCGGCCAAGGCTCGCACATCTCCGCCTCTCCTTGCTAATTGGGCGCacttcaccaacaacactGCCCAGTATGACCAGGCAATCACCAATGAACGTCGTCGCAAGGCCTCCCAATCACCGGAGTCTGGAGTGGTTGTGGCCAGAGAAACTTGGATCCAGACTGGGCTTGACGGCAGTGACAAGCGCGTTAAGATCGCGCGTCACACGGAGGAGTATGAGACCAAGGTGCCTGTCGAGAAAATCAACGAGATGGTTGCGGATAATGCTACCAATGGCATCATCTCCTCCAGCGCCACCGAGACGCCGACGCTGGCCAAGGGATTATCGGATCTCTATTATGAGTCGGCCGCTCAACAAACAGTCGTCAAATCAGAGGATGGCACCACTAAGCAGGAGCAGGACGTCATGCTGACTGAAGAGTCCACGGCTTCCAAGGCTGATACTATGGAGGTCGATGCTGCTACCCACGAGGCTACTCCCCAAAGCAACCAGTCTGCGCTCGCTGATACCGAAAACTCGATGGTCATTTCCAACAGCGAAAAGGACGGTACAACCAAAACCAAGGAGGCGGCAAATCTGATTGTCCCTGTCCTTCATTCCCCCTCAGAGAACCCTCTTGCTTCTGTTGACAATTCAGAGGTTATCCGTAGTAGCCCCGATGCCAGCAAGCTTGCTGTTATTCTCAAGTTCCAGCTGAGAAGCAGCAACTATGCAACTGTTGTCCTCCGTGAGCTCATGGGCactttggaggaggaggacgccGCTGACGACGTCTCTGATGGAAACTAG
- a CDS encoding alpha-actinin: MEMLGVEIGEPGPSVQSGQPAAALPDPATAPARAAAQSPTQSTNSTTSTRSGPASLARSRSSTAGASTTCSSRSWGETHSGGPAQVEKFPDLPTHTTSPEHQQQPLHHHPHPHHRHHHHHQPASEAVRRDGTCAHTAEGTPTPPAAPAAPATPTPVPRLNTDHTELASPGPPPAASCPAIGRPPSLSIHSTASSSDHSSSLSDGDLVFDSRRSSVVTSASTASAYNYPLSPSCHQPDSSPEHPLTRTRRDAKQLHAARLERSGSISLALASTKREAPSPALRNPTRFQRASSEPTRAPKLVTEQPAGFTKMAFAEQQQWITVQQKTFTKWLNTKIEVRGLEVKDLVKDLSDAVMLIHLLECLSGDSLGRYAAKPKLRVQRFENANLALNFIKSRGIQMTNIGAEDIVDGNRKIILGLIWTLILRFTINDINEEGMTAKEGLLLWCQRKTACYDEVDVRDFSGSWNDGLAFCALLDIHRPDLIDYDALDKSDHRGNMQLAFDIAHAEIGIPKLLDVEDVCDVAKPDERSLMTYIAYWFHAFSQMEKVENAGRRVEKFFNNMQGAWEMQSAYERRMAALLKAIREQVVSWKGSTFDGTYADAKAQAFQFASYKKGKKREWVAEKSDLATLLGNIKTKLATYRLRPYDPPAHLRMEVLDDEWGNLSKAEMSRGQLINETIRDIKDALRKSFADKANDFALALNTMQLAISGLEGDVEDQLHHVRKLSENLPPLDAYLKTIEAVDLKCQEANIEENDFTTYSYDELCYELSLVKSSVSKKLAFLENQMVARNMTNLTPIQLEEFESVFRHFDRDDTNSLSELEFSAALASLGLVFSEDEMHEYFLSTSNGRDRVTFEQFIRFMVDVTEDQNTAEQVFQSFREVADGKPYVTEMDLRHSLVPDEVIEKLIEIIPKHTGPDMQSDRGMEQYDYIAFMEKLISEQEGRAASASSRRSSRASGVAGGGGAAAPGQMPNHSHSASVGGSISHSRHNSHASIGGKSVLGGGDSRSNGLMMSPKSPGTPGTNKPNGYH, translated from the exons ATGGAGATGCTGGGGGTGGAGATCGGCGAGCCAGGGCCGTCAGTGCAAAGTGGACAGCCGGCAGCGGCTCTGCCAGACCCAGCAACTGCCCCTGCTAGAGCAGCCGCCCAGTCACCCACCCAATCCACTAACAGCACGACCTCCACCAGGAGCGGCCCAGCCAGCTTGGCGAGGTCCAGGTCCAGCACGGCCGGCGCCAGCACCACCTGCAGCAGCCGGAGTTGGGGGGAGACGCACTCGGGAGGCCCAGCCCAAGTCGAAAAGTTCCCCGACTTGCCCACCCACACCACTAGTCCCgaacatcaacagcagcctctccatcatcatcctcatcctcatcatcgccatcaccatcaccaccagcctgCGTCCGAGGCTGTGAGACGAGACGGCACCTGCGCCCACACTGCGGAAGGAACCCCAACCCccccagcagcaccagcagcaccagcaacaccaacccccGTCCCCAGGCTCAATACCGACCACACCGAACTTGCAAGTCCCGGACCGCCGCCCGCCGCGTCTTGTCCTGCCATCGGCCGTCCTCCATCGCTTTCGATCCATTCGACTGCCTCGTCGTCCGATCACTCGAGTTCCCTATCAGACGGAGACTTGGTCTTTGATTCGCGTCGATCATCCGTTGTCACCAGCGCCTCGACCGCATCCGCATACAACTACCCCCTATCTCCTTCCTGCCACCAGCCCGACTCCTCCCCGGAGCACCCGCTCACGCGCACTCGGCGGGACGCCAAACAATTGCATGCCGCCCGTTTAGAGCGCTCAGGCTCGATCAGCCTAGCTCTAGCCAGCACAAAGAGGGAAGCACCAAGCCCAGCACTCCGGAACCCGACCAGATTCCAGAGGGCTTCCTCCGAACCCACCCGCGCTCCAAAGCTAGTTACGGAGCAGCCAGCCGGCTTCACAAAGATGGCTTTCGCAGAGCAACAACAATGGATCACGGTCCAGCAAAAGACCTTTACCAAATGGCTAAACACCAAGATTGAGGTTCGCGGCCTCGAGGTCAAGGACCTGGTAAAAGACCTCAGCGATGCT GTCATGCTTATCCATCTACTAGAATGTCTTTCTGGCGACTCACTTGGACGCTATGCCGCCAAACCGAAGCTCAGGGTCCAGCGTTTCGAGAACGCCAACCTTGCGCTAAACTTTATCAAATCACGAGGTATTCAGATGACAAACATAGGTGCCGAGGATATCGTGGATGGAAATCGAAAGATCATTCTAGGTCTCATCTGGACACTCATTCTGCGCTTCACCATCAACGACATCAACGAAGAAGGTATGACAGCCAAGGAGGGTCTGCTATTATGGTGTCAGCGCAAGACAGCGTGCTATGACGAAGTGGACGTCCGTGATTTCAGCGGCAGCTGGAATGATGGTCTGGCCTTCTGCGCCCTTCTCGATATCCACCGCCCCGATCTGATCGACTACGACGCTCTCGACAAGTCGGACCATCGGGGAAACATGCAGCTGGCTTTTGATATCGCTCATGCTGAGATCGGTATCCCCAAGCTGCTCGATGTTGAGGATGTGTGCGACGTTGCCAAGCCCGATGAGCGTTCGTTGATGACCTATATCGCCTACTGGTTCCACGCCTTCTCACAGATGGAGAAGGTCGAGAATGCCGGCCGTCGTGTGGAGAAGTTCTTCAACAACATGCAAGGTGCCTGGGAGATGCAAAGCGCTTACGAGCGTAGAATGGCCGCTCTTCTCAAGGCTATCCGCGAGCAGGTCGTTTCTTGGAAGGGGTCAACCTTCGATGGCACCTATGCCGATGCTAAGGCGCAGGCGTTCCAGTTTGCATCATACAAGAAGGGTAAGAAGAGAGAGTGGGTAGCGGAGAAGAGCGATCTCGCAACATTACTCGGTAATATCAAGACAAAGTTGGCTACATACCGACTACGGCCGTATGACCCACCAGCACATTTGAGGATGGAGGTGTTGGATGATGAATGGGGCAACTTGTCCAAGGCGGAGATGAGCCGGGGACAGTTGATCAACGAAACCATCAGAGA CATCAAAGACGCCCTCCGAAAATCCTTTGCCGACAAAGCCAACGATTTCGCTCTTGCCCTCAACACCATGCAACTCGCCATCTCCGGGCTTGAAGGCGACGTAGAAGACCAGCTGCACCACGTCCGCAAGCTCTCCGAGAACCTGCCTCCACTAGACGCTTACCTCAAGACCATCGAGGCCGTCGACCTCAAGTGCCAGGAAGCCAACATTGAAGAAAACGACTTCACAACCTACAGTTACGACGAGCTCTGCTACGAGCTCTCCCTCGTCAAGTCCTCCGTCTCCAAGAAGCTTGCCTTCCTCGAGAACCAGATGGTGGCCCGCAACATGACCAACCTGACGCCCATCCAGCTCGAGGAGTTCGAGTCCGTGTTCCGACACTTTGACCGGGACGACACCAACTCGCTGTCCGAGCTCGAATTCAGCGCCGCCCTGGCCTCTCTTGGCCTTGTCTTCTCCGAAGACGAAATGCACGAGTACTTCCTGTCTACCTCGAATGGCCGCGACCGCGTCACGTTCGAGCAGTTCATCCGCTTCATGGTGGACGTGACCGAGGACCAGAACACGGCCGAGCAGGTGTTCCAGTCCTTCCGGGAAGTCGCCGACGGGAAACCCTACGTGACCGAAATGGACCTCCGCCACTCCTTGGTCCCCGACGAGGTGATCGAGAAACTCATCGAGATCATCCCGAAGCACACCGGCCCGGACATGCAGAGCGACCGCGGCATGGAGCAGTACGATTACATTGCTTTTATGGAAAAGTTGATATCGGAACAGGAGGGTAGGGCGGCCAGCGCAAGTAGCAGAAGGAGCAGTAGGGCTAGTGGTGtagccggtggtggtggtgcggcgGCGCCCGGGCAGATGCCAAACCACAGCCATAGCGCTTCGGTGGGAGGTAGTATCAGTCATAGTAGGCATAATAGCCATGCTAGTATCGGGGGCAAGTCGGTGCTCGGCGGGGGAGATAGTAGGAGTAATGGGCTGATGATGTCGCCCAAGAGCCCTGGGACTCCTGGGACGAACAAGCCGAATGGGTATCATTAG
- a CDS encoding 40S ribosomal protein S22, variant, producing the protein MVRTSVLHDALNSINNAEKAGKRQVLIRPSSKVIIKFLQVMQKHGYIGEFEEVDDHRSGKIVVQLNGRMNKCGVISPRYNVRLAELEKWVVKLLPARQFGYVILTTSAGIMDHEEARRKHVSGKIIGFFY; encoded by the exons ATGGTCCGCACTTCCGTTCTCCACGATGCCCTCAACAGCATCAACAACGCCGAGAAGGCCGGCAAGCGCCAGGTCTTGATCCGCCCTTCTTCCAAGGTCATCATCAAGTTCCTCCAGGTCATGCAGAAGCACG GCTACATCGGCGAGTTCGAGGAGGTCGATGACCACCGCTCCGGCAAGATCGTTGTCCAGCTCAACGGCCGCATGAACAAGTGCGGTGTCATCTCTCCCCGCTACAACGTCCGCCTCGCTGAGCTCGAGAAGTGGGTTGTCAAGCTCCTTCCCGCCCGTCAGTTCGGCTACgtcatcctcaccacctctGCTGGTATCATGGACCACGAGGAGGCCCGTCGCAAGCACGTCTCCGGCAAGATCATCGGCTTCTTCTACTAA